In Fibrobacter sp. UWT2, the following proteins share a genomic window:
- a CDS encoding TolC family protein yields MGRAFKETAERPGALFTETKEEYKIGVQGALPTGTEYNVGFNQATYTHSDYTSELYFGGELRQHLLKDGPLFFSATNELEQARLRRELAYQKYRDALNDVLEKFCDAYWNYYYADRFLASATESARVAKDIVEDAGKRLKQGLLSPLDYSKAVAEYSDRESARLDALDKLRGARLTLLLTLSSGEYIHDPRPIAMRPDLAPDSAARLDSLTFLDSMSLMHPGYLSQGAEVMLRESELSARRADWLPTVDLVGNYGIRSRNDKAREAVRNFKTEGKRQTVLAGGIEINIPLFGGVAERHRISAQKYSVRAARTRLMLLQAQIFEEYRILQNRAQEIREQWRYG; encoded by the coding sequence GTGGGCCGCGCGTTCAAGGAGACCGCCGAACGGCCCGGCGCACTGTTTACGGAGACAAAGGAAGAATACAAGATAGGCGTACAGGGGGCGCTCCCCACCGGCACCGAATATAACGTGGGGTTCAACCAGGCCACCTACACGCACAGCGACTACACCTCGGAACTCTACTTCGGCGGTGAGCTGCGCCAGCACCTCCTCAAGGACGGCCCGCTGTTCTTCTCGGCCACGAACGAGCTGGAACAGGCAAGGCTCCGCAGGGAACTCGCCTACCAGAAATACCGCGACGCCCTGAACGATGTCCTGGAAAAGTTCTGCGACGCCTACTGGAACTACTACTACGCCGACCGATTCCTGGCTTCGGCGACGGAATCGGCCCGCGTGGCAAAGGACATCGTGGAAGATGCGGGCAAGCGGCTCAAGCAGGGTCTGCTTTCGCCCCTTGACTATAGCAAGGCCGTCGCGGAGTATTCCGACCGCGAGTCGGCAAGGCTCGACGCCCTCGACAAGCTGCGCGGCGCAAGGCTTACGCTGTTGCTCACGCTGTCGTCCGGCGAATACATCCACGACCCCCGCCCCATCGCCATGCGCCCGGACCTTGCCCCCGATTCGGCGGCAAGGCTCGACTCGCTCACATTCCTGGATTCCATGTCGCTCATGCACCCGGGCTACCTATCGCAAGGGGCCGAGGTCATGCTCCGCGAATCGGAACTTTCGGCAAGGCGGGCAGACTGGCTCCCCACCGTGGACCTCGTGGGCAATTACGGCATAAGGAGCAGGAACGACAAGGCCCGCGAGGCCGTGAGGAACTTCAAGACCGAGGGCAAGCGCCAGACCGTGCTTGCGGGCGGCATAGAGATAAACATACCGCTGTTCGGCGGCGTTGCCGAAAGACACCGCATATCGGCCCAGAAATACAGCGTAAGGGCCGCCCGTACAAGGCTTATGCTGTTGCAGGCGCAAATCTTCGAGGAATACCGGATTCTGCAGAACAGGGCGCAAGAAATCCGCGAACAGTGGCGCTACGGGCA